The genome window GATTTTTGCGGGAAGTATCGGTCGCTATGATTTGCCCGGCGGGGACTTCGCGATTTTGGACAAATCGATTCGCGAGCAGATTTACACTTTGCCTGATGCTACCAAAATTTATCCCGGCCATGGGCCAACAACGACAGTTGGCGCCGAAAAACAGGGAAATCCCTTCGTTCGTGCATGAGCTACGAAACCAGTAGAGATGCCTTTTATATGGCGCGTGCGATTGAATTGGCGGGCCGGGCTTGGGGGCAGACGCACCCGAACCCCATGGTCGGTGCATTGATCGTGGAAAACCGGAAAGTGGTCGCCGAAGGCTGGCACAAAGGGCCCGGGCAACCGCACGCCGAAATTGAAGCCTTGAAGGCGCTTGACCGCAAGCGCTCGCAGGACGCAGCGCTTTACGTCACTTTGGAGCCCTGCAGCACGGAGGGCCGTACCGGTGCCTGTACCAGGGCGATCATTGAATCCGGGATCCGCAAGGTCGTCGTCGGCGCGATCGATCCGAATCCCGATCATGCCGGTCGGGGACTGGAGATTCTAAAAAATGCCGGGATTGAGGTAAGTTACGGCACTCTGGAAGAAGAGTGCAGCGACCTAAATCTCATCTTCAACCACTGGATCACGACGGCTGAGCCTCTGTTGGCCGCCAAACTCGCCATGACGCTGGATGGCAAATTCGCGGCGGCTTCCGGGCATTCGCAATGGGTGACCGCAGAAGCGGCGCGTGACGACGTAATGCATTGGCGTCGATACTTTCCGGCGATTGCCGTGGGCGCCAATACGGTGCTGCAGGATGACCCGAGTCTAACCAGCCGGATGGATGACGCCGTTTTTTGTCCCAGGCGCTTTGTCTTCGACCGGCACTTGAAAACGATGGCTGCCCAACGCATGCCCAAGCTATATAGCGATCAATTCAAAGAGCAAACCTGCGTCCTTTGCCTGAAGTCAGCGAATGCAGAGCGCAAAGCTGCGGCTCTCGATGCCGGAGTCGGGGTCTGGGAGCTTCCCGAAGATCGCGGGCACATCGACTGGACCGCTTTCCGGGAACGCTGCGCTGCCGAGACCGTTTGCGGTGTTTATATCGAATGCGGTCCGGCCTTGGCCACCGAGGTGATCGAAAACAAAAAGGCGGACTATCTTTTCATTTACAAAGCACCCAAATTTATGGCGGATTCAGCGACGCCGGGAATTGGCTCCCGGCGGGCCACCGCCTCGATGAGTGACGCCCTGCATTTGGAGAATGTACATCACGAAATTTTAGGCGACGACGTCCTGACAAGGGGAAGGTTACTGCGATGACTTCATTAATCATAGCCACAGGCAACCCGCATAAAACCGAAGAATTTGCCCAACTTCTGAACGGTACAAACTTCAGCGTGGAATCGGCCGCGTCTTGTGGTGGCATGCCGGAAGTGGTTGAAAACGGGGCGACCTTTGCCGATAATGCTCAACTCAAGGCGGAAGCGCTGCGGGCCATCGCCCCGGCAAATGCCTGGGTCATGGCCGATGATTCCGGACTTGAGGTCGATGCACTCGACGGCGCGCCCGGAATCTATTCCGCCCGCTACGCGGGCCCGTCGGCAACGGACCAGGACAATCTGGAAAAGTTGCTTCATGCCCTGGGAGATCTGCCTGAATTGGAACGAACGGCGCGCTTCCGATGTGTGCTCTGTCTCATGGGGCCCGACGGCCGGGCGCAGCTTTTCGATGGCACCTGCGCCGGTCGGATAAGTGAGGCACCCAGTGGTTCCAGCGGTTTCGGTTATGATCCGGTCTTTGTGCCCGATGGTTACAAGCGATCTTTTGCGGAACTGGGTGAAACCATCAAGGGAGAGTTGAGCCACCGCGCCCGTGCTGTTGAGACGATGCGGGGTCAGCTGTCTTCATAGGGTCGTTAGAGAGATTGGATGACAGTAGCGGCTCCGCTTGCGGATGCCGAAAGGATAGCGCCTTATACTGCTTCTAAATCATGGCCGTTGCTTGAGCTGTGCACTCCTTGGGTCCGGCAAGCTATTGGATACGATACTGGCATCCGCATCCGCATCCGTCTCCGGAAAACTACGCCGGGACAAGAGCGGAGCCGCTACGGATTTGATCCACCCCTAAAAGCCGAGTTTCGCGACGATCTCTTGAAATTCCGCTTCGATAGCGGCCTGTAGCGTAATTCGCTCCTTCGTTTTGCCATGCGTGAAGCACAATCTCTCCGCGCGAAGCATCAGACGCTGAATGCCACAGTGCGCTCGAAGAAATCTATTTTGAACACCATCACCGTGCCGGGTATCGCCTAGAATGGGATGCCTCAGATGTGCCATGTGGCGACGCAGTTGATGTTTGCGCCCGGTTCTCGGGCTTAATTCAAGGAGAGAAAAACGTGCGGTCGGGTAGCGTCCAACGGGTTCGGGCAATTCGCTTCGAGCGAGCGTACGATAGTGGGTTTGGGCGGACTGTATTTTGTCCGGGGCTTCCTCTGATTTTAGATCGTAATCAATCTCGCCCGATTCCCCCGCCCATCCCCGGACAACGGCCTGATAAATTTTGTCACAGCCTTGGTTGGCCAGTTCCTTCTGGGTGAACCGCAGGCAATCCTTGTCCAGTGCAAACAGTAGGACGCCACTTGTCGGACGGTCGAGGCGGTGACAGGGGTAAACCACCTGGCCGATCTGGTCGCGGAGCAACTGAAGGGCAAATTCGGATTCTTCCGCACTGATCGGGCTGCGATGCACAAGTAACCCGGCCGGTTTATCCACGGCAACATAGTGCTCATCCCGATAAAGTATTTTGAGTGTCGTTTGTTTCTCCATTCGCTCGTTTTGCTCAGATGGTAATCATTCAATGAAAACGAAGTTGATCCTCAGAGATTACCTTAGTGTATTTCGTATCTAGCAATGGTTTCTTCGGGTTCAAAGCCGGCAGTTCTGGTTGTGGATGATAGTGAGACGGATCGCGAGATCATCTCTATCGTCTGTGACGCGCTCGGATGTCATGTTGATTTGGCTTCCGATGGTCTGGAAGCGCTGAAACTCTACAACGGAAAATCCTACGATCTCGTTTTGGCGGACTATGTCATGGAGCCGATGAATGGCATTTACGTCGTCTCCCGGATTAAGGAGGCGAATCCGGATGCTGTTTGTTTAATCGTCACGGGTTTTCCCAACGAGGACGTACGACGTTTCGCCCATGAGGGTGGGGTGTTTGATTTGATTACCAAACCGATTCAGGCACAGGAACTCAAAGAAACCTTACGTCTGGCGCTGAATGCATCACAGGGGGCGACTGAGAAAGTCTCGGGGATCGCTTTGAGCAACCGGATGGACAATTGCGCTTTGCTTGTGGGAGAGGGGACCGAGATAAGAAAGATCCGCGAGCAAATCGCCCAATCGATAAGCAGTCAAAAACCACTTCTCATCGCGGGGCCGGGGAGCACCGTTAAAGGCGAAATTGCCCGGTTCATTCACCGGAACGGCCCTCAGGCGGGAAAGAGGATGGTCGAGGTGTCGTGCGTAGCCATGGAAGAAAGTGCCCTGCGGTACGATTTGATCGCAGAGGGGGGCGCTTGGTGTTCGCTGCTTCGTCAGGCTGAGGGCGGCACTTTGGTCCTGGATCAAATTCTCAGTCTCCCGCTCGACGTGCAGAAGGACCTTGCAGCACAGTTTGAGTCGATCTCATCGAAGATGCAGGTGCTCGTTTTGTCAGACGATTTACTTGAGGACGCTCTCGAAGAGGGCCGGATCGATGACGAATTTTATTTCAAGGTAACCATGGATCAGATTCACCTGCCACCGGGGATTCCTTTGTCGAATTGAATATTCGGGAAAACCGACTCGACAAAATCGTTCTGCCTGAGAGCCTTTTCGTTTCATTTAAACGAGCGGAATCATGCAAGAAGAGTTAAATAAGATCGTAGCAGGCGTTCGGGAGAAAGCTCCCCAGATCGCCACGCGCGCGGAATTTGAGTCCTACAAGGCCACCATTTCTGGCCCGAAAGGTTCGCTGACCGAGGTCATGAAGGGCATGGGCAAGGTCCCGAAAGAGGACAAGCCAGCCATGGGTAAGCTGATCAACGAAGCCAAGACCGCTGTCACAGCGGAATTCAAGGCTGTGGTCGAACGACTGGAAGCAGCGGAACTGGCCGCCAAGCTGGGCCCGGACATTGATCCATCACTGCCATCGCCGGATTTGAATCGAGGCACGATTCACCCGATCGCACAGGTGCGCGACGAGATGGTGAACCTGTTTCGCCGCATTGGATTTTCCGTGGCGGAAGCGACCGAAGTCGAAACCGAGCATTACTGTTTCGACGCGCTCAATATTCCATCGGATCACCCGGCCCGCGACATGCAGGACTCCTATTATTTGCCGGAGGAATTAAAGGTCGGCAACGTCAGCAAGCATGTCGACGAAAAGTACCTGCTCCGCACGCACACTTCCACGGTGCAGATCCGCACCATGCTGGAGGAGGAGCCGCCTATTCGCATCGTTGCACCCGGTCGCTGCTTCCGTCGCGACACGCCGGATGCCACCCACAGCGCCAACTTCCATCAGATCGAAGGGCTCTATGTGGACAAGGATGTCAGCCTCATGGATCTCAAGGCGACACTCGATCACTTCGTCAAAACCATCTTCGGACCGAAGGCCAAGACGCGGCTGCGTCCCAGTTTTTTCCCGTTCACCGAGCCGAGCTTCGAGATGGATTTCTTTTCACCGGATCTCGGAAAACTCAGCAACAAATGGCTGGAGATCATGGGCTGCGGCATGGTCGACCCCGAGGTCTTCAAAGCAGTCAATATCGACCCTGACGTTTACACCGGATACGCCTTCGGCATGGGGATTGAGCGCATCGCCATGATCTTACAGGGCGTTGATGACATCCGCTATTACTACCAGAATGACGTCCGCTTTCTCAAGCAGTTCGCCTAAGAGGGTTTTATTGACCGCAGAATTCGTCGAGAGCGCATGGCATATTTTGGAAATCGTTAATGGACCTGAATTAACGTCAATAAGCACAAGCACGCTCCCGAAGAACTGAAGTTTAAACAACCCATCGACCATGAACACCCATTGCATCATCAAAATTCATTTTTCAAAATGAACGTGCATCAACGTTCATTAACGGTTTAACCGATTCTCTTTCCTTCTCAGTGCGCTCAGCGCACTCTGCGGTAAATCAGATTTTATTGTTATGAAAATTTCCTACAACTGGCTTAAAAATTACATCGATCTAAACGAGACCGAGCACTCACCTGAAATATTGGCCGAAGTGTTGCCGCTGCTCGGCTTTGATATCGAGGAATACGAGAAGCTTGGCCCGCCCCCGCTTGAAAACGTCGTCGTCGGTGAAGTCGTTCGCTACGACAAACACCCGGATGCCGACCGTCTGCGTTGCTGCATTGTCAGGACGGCGGAGGAGGACGAACCGCACAGGATTGTTTGCGGGGCCAAAAACTTCGAAGCGGGTGACAAGGTGATGGTAGCGCTACCCGGTGCGGTGTTGCCCGGAAACTTCAAAATCAAGAAGTCCAAGCTCCGCGGCCAGCCCTCGGAAGGGATGATGTGTTCGGCGAAAGAGTTGAAGATCGGACAGGATCATGACGGCATCATGGTTCTCAATCCGGAGGTAAAGCTGGGCACGCCACTGAATGAGCTCTATAAGGACAGCGATACCGTCTTTGACCTGGAAATTACCCCGAACCGTGTCGATGTGCTCAGCCACCTCGGTGTGGCCCGTGAGCTGTCCGCCCGGTTTGGGCTCCCTGTGAAGTATCCGGAAGTGAAATCGAGCACGGAAAATGAAACTTCAGGCGAGCCTCTCATTTCTGCGCTGGAAGTCAGTGCGCCGGAATTCTGCCCGCATTACACCGCCATATGCATTAAGGGCGTCAAGGTAGGTCCGAGCCCGAAGTGGCTGAAAGTCGCGATCGAGGCCACCGGGCAACGTTCGATCAACAACGTCGTCGATGTGACCAACTATGTCCTGCACGAGACCTGCCAACCACTGCACGCCTTCGACGCCGCCAAAATCAAGGGAAGCAAATTGGTGGTCCGCTTGGCGTGCGAGGGCGAAGAAATCACCACGCTGGATGATGCAACGCGCAGTCTCGATGCCAGCATGGGTGTGATTGCCGATGCGGAGCGCCCGCTCGTCGTCGCCGGTGTCATGGGCTCTGTCGATGCCGAAGTGGATGACAGCACAACCGACGTGATTCTGGAATCCGCTTATTTTGATCCTTCTTCCGTACGGGCCACATCCCGTAAGCTCGGTCTGTCTTCCGATAGTTCTTACCGTTTCGAGCGCGGGATCGACCCCAGGGGCACGATCTATGCCGCCTTGCGCGCGGTGGATCTCATCCTCGAAGTCGCCGGAGGCGAAGTGGACGGGAATATGATCACCGAAGGCTCCGAACCGGCAACGATCTCAGAGGTGACGCTTCGCCCCGATCACGTACGGAAGTTTATCGGCTTCGACATTGGCAATGATGCGATGCAAGCCGTACTGGAGTCCCTGGATCTGAATGTCTCCATTCACAACGATCCCGATAATACGGAGCGCTGGGAAGTGAGCATTCCGTCCTACCGTGGCGATTTGCAGCGCGAGGTCGACCTGATCGAGGAAATCGTGCGTGTCTACGGTACCGACAAAATTCCTGAGTCCGAGGTGGTCGCCCGTGGCATCAGCGAAAATGATCACCGCATATATACAGTCAATGAGGCGGCGGCGAGTTATCTCACCGGCCAGAATTTCGACGAAGCTTTTCTTTATTCGCTGCGCGACCCCAAGGAAGTGGATGCCATCTTCGGCGAAGCCAGCCACAAGGTTTTGGCTCTCGATAATCCCCTGCAAAGCGACCAGAGCCACCTGCGCCCCACACTAATGACGGGACTGCTGGATGTGCTTAAACTGAACATCTCCCGGAGCACAGGCGCGACCCGCTTCTTCGAGCGTGGGCATGTCTACCGAGAAGTTAACGGGCAGATGGTCGAGCTGGTTTCCATCGGTTTTGTCATTCTGGCGGATCAGGTCAGCCGGGAATGGCGCCAGCGTGAAGTGGCTGATTTTTACACTGCCCGTACCATCTGCGAAAACCTTCTCGAGCTTGCCGGGCAACCCGCGGCCAAGTTGAACTTTAAGCCTTTGAACGAGTGCAAACTCTGGCAGCCGGGCCAAACCGCCGAGTGCGGTGATTTTACCAAGATGGGCTTCCTTGCCACAGCGGGGATGCTTGATGTCGCCCTGGTCAAGGAGCGCTGGGACATCACCAGTCCGGTGATTGGTGGCTCGATCCTGATGACGCCGAAGTTTTTCGAGCGTAAAGGTAAGCGGGGGCGTCACGCCGGACTCAGCAATCAACCCGCATCAACCAAAGACCTGGCCTTGATTGTCGACCGCGCCGTGCTTGGGGGACAGGTGGAAAGCGACATCGCGAAGTTCGCCAAGAAGGCCGCACAAGGTTTTAACTGCGAAAATGTCCGCATCTTCGACATCTATGAAGGTGAGGGTCTGCCCGAGGGGAAAAAGAGCCTTGCGCTCAGTATGACCTTCCGTGCGGCCGACCGCACCCTCAATGACAAGGAAGTGAACACGGCCTTCGAGGCGATACAGAAGATGATCGGCGAAAAGACGGATTATCAGGTTCGTAAGTAGCTGTTTTCCCGGCTTGTCTTTGTTTTGGCGAGCGGTCATAGCCGTCTTATAAATGTATACCACACTGGTCGTTACGGACAGCGGAACGGAGCTGTCTGAGGTCGACTTGAAAGTGATTCCGTTCGAGCAGTATCTTGCTGACTATCCGAAGCTCGGAGAGCCAAGGACGCGTATCATTAATCTCTGTGACACGGAGCGCTACCTGAGCCGCGGCTATTATTGTTCCTTGCTTGCGGAATCACGCAAGCACCAGGCTCTGCCAAGCGTCAATACGATCAACGACTTGCGCCAGTTGGAAGATGCGGAAGAGTTGCGCTTACTTTGGAGCAGCCTCGCGCCTCTTGTACCTAAGGATGTCAAAACAAAGAGGCGGCTGTTTATTTATTTCGGACAGGTGGAGGAAGCCGAATGGCTGGTATTTGGGCGCGCGGTTTTCGATCGTTTTCCGGCTCCGGCCCTGAAAGTGGTTATGCCGGATAATCAACATGGGTTTTCGGTCGAAAATCTCAGCCCGGGTGAACTGCCGAAGAGTGAGCATAAATTGTTTTACGAGCGGCTGAAGAATTTCACAGAAAAAATTTGGCGCAGCCCAAAGCGCCGGCAATACCGCTGGGACATGGCGATTCTCTATGATTCGAAAGAGGAAATGGGTCCGAGTGATGCAGAGGCGATTCAGCGCTTTATTCGTGCGGCGGGCAAGGTCGGGATTGAGGCGGGGACGATCCGTTCCTGTGATGCGGTGAATCTTGCGCAGTATGACGCACTCTTTATTCGCGAGACCACTTCTATCGACCATCCGTCGTATCGTCTGGCCCGTAGGGCTGAAAAGGAAGGGCTCGTTGTTATCGATGATCCGACTTCGATTATGCGTTGTTGTAACAAGATTTTCCTGCACGACGCTTTTTCTTACAACAAAGTCCATGCGCCACATACCCTCGTGATTGCCGATGCCGGCAAGACGACACTTGAACGCATCGAGAGTCAGATGGCATACCCCATGGTTTTGAAAATGCCGGAAAGTTCATTTTCGGCCGGAGTCTTTAAGGTTAAGGACCGTGCCGATCTCGTAGTGAAACTGGAGTCTATGCTTGAGACCTCCTCGCTCGCGCTCGTTCAGGAATACCTTTACACGGATTACGATTGGCGAATCGGTGTGCTCAACGGGCGGGCGATCTACGCCTGCAAATACTTCATGGCCCGCGGGCACTGGCAGATTTACAACCACAGCAGCAAGCAACCTCGCCACCAATCCGGGGGATTCGAGACGATCGCAACGTTTGAGGTGCCCAGGGCAGTTTTAAAGGCTGCACTAAAAGCCTGTTCCATCATTGGAAACGGTCTTTACGGCGTTGATATCAAGGAGCAGGATAAACAGGTCTATGTTATCGAGGTGAATGACAATCCGAGTATCGAGCACCGGATCGAGGACCGTTATCTGGGCGACGAGCTCTACATGATGATCATGCAGGAGTTTGCCGACCGCCTGGAGCAGCGTGGGCGCAATTGAAAGAGGGATTTAAAGTGAAGCTTTCGTTTAGCTTTTTCAGAGTCTCGTCCCCTCCTGGGCTTTCGAAGAGGAGCGCCGAAGTCCTTAGTCCTGGTTGTGTGTTGGCTAATTATCGGAGTTTTGCGGATAAAGCCTTCGGCGACGCAGGAAATGCGATAG of Coraliomargarita sinensis contains these proteins:
- a CDS encoding RimK family protein yields the protein MYTTLVVTDSGTELSEVDLKVIPFEQYLADYPKLGEPRTRIINLCDTERYLSRGYYCSLLAESRKHQALPSVNTINDLRQLEDAEELRLLWSSLAPLVPKDVKTKRRLFIYFGQVEEAEWLVFGRAVFDRFPAPALKVVMPDNQHGFSVENLSPGELPKSEHKLFYERLKNFTEKIWRSPKRRQYRWDMAILYDSKEEMGPSDAEAIQRFIRAAGKVGIEAGTIRSCDAVNLAQYDALFIRETTSIDHPSYRLARRAEKEGLVVIDDPTSIMRCCNKIFLHDAFSYNKVHAPHTLVIADAGKTTLERIESQMAYPMVLKMPESSFSAGVFKVKDRADLVVKLESMLETSSLALVQEYLYTDYDWRIGVLNGRAIYACKYFMARGHWQIYNHSSKQPRHQSGGFETIATFEVPRAVLKAALKACSIIGNGLYGVDIKEQDKQVYVIEVNDNPSIEHRIEDRYLGDELYMMIMQEFADRLEQRGRN
- a CDS encoding sigma-54-dependent transcriptional regulator, with protein sequence MVSSGSKPAVLVVDDSETDREIISIVCDALGCHVDLASDGLEALKLYNGKSYDLVLADYVMEPMNGIYVVSRIKEANPDAVCLIVTGFPNEDVRRFAHEGGVFDLITKPIQAQELKETLRLALNASQGATEKVSGIALSNRMDNCALLVGEGTEIRKIREQIAQSISSQKPLLIAGPGSTVKGEIARFIHRNGPQAGKRMVEVSCVAMEESALRYDLIAEGGAWCSLLRQAEGGTLVLDQILSLPLDVQKDLAAQFESISSKMQVLVLSDDLLEDALEEGRIDDEFYFKVTMDQIHLPPGIPLSN
- the pheS gene encoding phenylalanine--tRNA ligase subunit alpha, with translation MQEELNKIVAGVREKAPQIATRAEFESYKATISGPKGSLTEVMKGMGKVPKEDKPAMGKLINEAKTAVTAEFKAVVERLEAAELAAKLGPDIDPSLPSPDLNRGTIHPIAQVRDEMVNLFRRIGFSVAEATEVETEHYCFDALNIPSDHPARDMQDSYYLPEELKVGNVSKHVDEKYLLRTHTSTVQIRTMLEEEPPIRIVAPGRCFRRDTPDATHSANFHQIEGLYVDKDVSLMDLKATLDHFVKTIFGPKAKTRLRPSFFPFTEPSFEMDFFSPDLGKLSNKWLEIMGCGMVDPEVFKAVNIDPDVYTGYAFGMGIERIAMILQGVDDIRYYYQNDVRFLKQFA
- a CDS encoding pseudouridine synthase, coding for MEKQTTLKILYRDEHYVAVDKPAGLLVHRSPISAEESEFALQLLRDQIGQVVYPCHRLDRPTSGVLLFALDKDCLRFTQKELANQGCDKIYQAVVRGWAGESGEIDYDLKSEEAPDKIQSAQTHYRTLARSELPEPVGRYPTARFSLLELSPRTGRKHQLRRHMAHLRHPILGDTRHGDGVQNRFLRAHCGIQRLMLRAERLCFTHGKTKERITLQAAIEAEFQEIVAKLGF
- the ribD gene encoding bifunctional diaminohydroxyphosphoribosylaminopyrimidine deaminase/5-amino-6-(5-phosphoribosylamino)uracil reductase RibD — translated: MSYETSRDAFYMARAIELAGRAWGQTHPNPMVGALIVENRKVVAEGWHKGPGQPHAEIEALKALDRKRSQDAALYVTLEPCSTEGRTGACTRAIIESGIRKVVVGAIDPNPDHAGRGLEILKNAGIEVSYGTLEEECSDLNLIFNHWITTAEPLLAAKLAMTLDGKFAAASGHSQWVTAEAARDDVMHWRRYFPAIAVGANTVLQDDPSLTSRMDDAVFCPRRFVFDRHLKTMAAQRMPKLYSDQFKEQTCVLCLKSANAERKAAALDAGVGVWELPEDRGHIDWTAFRERCAAETVCGVYIECGPALATEVIENKKADYLFIYKAPKFMADSATPGIGSRRATASMSDALHLENVHHEILGDDVLTRGRLLR
- the rdgB gene encoding RdgB/HAM1 family non-canonical purine NTP pyrophosphatase, with protein sequence MTSLIIATGNPHKTEEFAQLLNGTNFSVESAASCGGMPEVVENGATFADNAQLKAEALRAIAPANAWVMADDSGLEVDALDGAPGIYSARYAGPSATDQDNLEKLLHALGDLPELERTARFRCVLCLMGPDGRAQLFDGTCAGRISEAPSGSSGFGYDPVFVPDGYKRSFAELGETIKGELSHRARAVETMRGQLSS
- the pheT gene encoding phenylalanine--tRNA ligase subunit beta translates to MKISYNWLKNYIDLNETEHSPEILAEVLPLLGFDIEEYEKLGPPPLENVVVGEVVRYDKHPDADRLRCCIVRTAEEDEPHRIVCGAKNFEAGDKVMVALPGAVLPGNFKIKKSKLRGQPSEGMMCSAKELKIGQDHDGIMVLNPEVKLGTPLNELYKDSDTVFDLEITPNRVDVLSHLGVARELSARFGLPVKYPEVKSSTENETSGEPLISALEVSAPEFCPHYTAICIKGVKVGPSPKWLKVAIEATGQRSINNVVDVTNYVLHETCQPLHAFDAAKIKGSKLVVRLACEGEEITTLDDATRSLDASMGVIADAERPLVVAGVMGSVDAEVDDSTTDVILESAYFDPSSVRATSRKLGLSSDSSYRFERGIDPRGTIYAALRAVDLILEVAGGEVDGNMITEGSEPATISEVTLRPDHVRKFIGFDIGNDAMQAVLESLDLNVSIHNDPDNTERWEVSIPSYRGDLQREVDLIEEIVRVYGTDKIPESEVVARGISENDHRIYTVNEAAASYLTGQNFDEAFLYSLRDPKEVDAIFGEASHKVLALDNPLQSDQSHLRPTLMTGLLDVLKLNISRSTGATRFFERGHVYREVNGQMVELVSIGFVILADQVSREWRQREVADFYTARTICENLLELAGQPAAKLNFKPLNECKLWQPGQTAECGDFTKMGFLATAGMLDVALVKERWDITSPVIGGSILMTPKFFERKGKRGRHAGLSNQPASTKDLALIVDRAVLGGQVESDIAKFAKKAAQGFNCENVRIFDIYEGEGLPEGKKSLALSMTFRAADRTLNDKEVNTAFEAIQKMIGEKTDYQVRK